The genomic window GCGAAAATCTGGCTGAAGCCAGCAGCAAGGACGTTGTCCCCGAGTTCACTGCGATTCTCTTCGTTACCCATCGGAAGCAGAACGCCTGGGATATGCTTCCAAAACTCTCCCGGAACGGGGCGGTCGTGCTCCCCTGGAATGAATCCATCGTGGATGGCGAGGCGTCTTACGCCATCCCGGACCACCTTGAATGCCGCCGTTACCCGATTGGCGGTTTTCTAGCGGCCAGTCCGGAGGTGGAGGAACGGTGAACGCAACCTCGCGCAAGACGGCTGCGCTGCTCCACTTTCTCCGAGCGACGGTTACTCTTCGGCGGGAGCGGGTCCCATCTTATCGAGACGAAGAGAAGCTTCTCTGGTTTGCGGATCTCCCTCGCAATCTGCCGCAAACGTGGAAAGACGCATGTAAATCGCCATTCCTGGCGGA from Methylacidimicrobium sp. B4 includes these protein-coding regions:
- a CDS encoding BREX-3 system P-loop-containing protein BrxF, with translation MAERLADPASRKRGEGQELSGGSILMAGLARSAKISALQEGLASSSAQRLNMDPQVSWWAPHPTERQRTLPDLRLSGENLAEASSKDVVPEFTAILFVTHRKQNAWDMLPKLSRNGAVVLPWNESIVDGEASYAIPDHLECRRYPIGGFLAASPEVEER